Proteins found in one Mesorhizobium sp. CAU 1732 genomic segment:
- a CDS encoding ABC transporter permease subunit: protein MLRFLLRKLLVILPTFIGITIVAFGFVRVLPGDPVMLMAGERGLTPERHAELMAQFGFDRPLWQQYLDFVARIFQGDLGSSLVTKKPVLEEFSTLFPATVELAICALLIASVVGVSLGVLAAAKRGSWFDQISMSLALTGYSMPIFWWGLLLIIFFSGTLGWTPVSGRISLMYYFPDSTGFMLIDSLLSGQKGAFTSALQHLILPSIVLATIPMAVLARQTRSAMLEVLGEDYVRTARAKGLGPRRVVGMHAFRNALIPIVTTLGLQIGGLLTGAILTETIFSWPGIGKWMVDSIARRDYPVVQGGLMMIALIVMSVNLIVDLLYALINPRIRHAGGDR, encoded by the coding sequence ATGCTACGTTTTCTGCTGAGAAAGCTGCTCGTCATTTTGCCGACCTTCATCGGCATCACGATCGTCGCGTTCGGGTTCGTCAGGGTGCTGCCGGGCGATCCCGTGATGCTGATGGCCGGCGAGCGGGGCCTGACACCGGAACGCCATGCCGAACTCATGGCCCAGTTCGGGTTCGACCGCCCGCTCTGGCAGCAATATCTCGATTTCGTGGCTCGCATCTTCCAGGGCGATCTCGGCAGTTCCCTGGTCACCAAGAAGCCGGTTCTGGAAGAATTCTCGACGCTTTTCCCGGCCACCGTCGAACTGGCGATCTGTGCCCTGCTGATCGCCTCGGTCGTGGGCGTCTCGCTGGGCGTGCTGGCCGCCGCCAAGCGCGGGTCCTGGTTCGACCAGATTTCGATGAGCCTCGCGCTCACGGGCTATTCCATGCCGATCTTCTGGTGGGGTCTGCTGCTCATCATCTTCTTCTCCGGCACGCTTGGCTGGACCCCGGTGTCGGGGCGGATCTCGTTGATGTACTACTTCCCCGACAGCACGGGCTTCATGCTGATCGACAGTCTCCTGTCCGGCCAGAAGGGCGCATTCACCTCCGCTCTCCAGCATCTCATCTTGCCGTCCATCGTACTCGCTACCATTCCCATGGCTGTCCTCGCGCGACAGACGCGCTCGGCGATGCTCGAGGTGCTCGGCGAGGATTACGTACGCACAGCCCGCGCCAAGGGGCTTGGACCGCGTCGCGTCGTGGGCATGCATGCCTTCCGCAATGCGCTCATTCCCATCGTCACGACGCTCGGGCTCCAGATCGGCGGACTGCTGACCGGCGCGATCCTGACCGAGACGATCTTCTCGTGGCCGGGCATCGGCAAGTGGATGGTCGATTCCATCGCGCGGCGAGACTACCCCGTCGTGCAGGGCGGGCTGATGATGATCGCGCTCATCGTGATGTCGGTGAACCTGATCGTCGATCTGCTCTATGCGCTGATCAATCCCAGAATCCGGCATGCGGGAGGCGATCGATGA
- a CDS encoding GAF domain-containing protein, protein MKHADFGRLDVAAALQTLGAAQAEAGQPEALFAVFDRLCGETFGHRLFTILAWAPETNDVERLYSGRPTDYPLLGRKAMGPTEWGAHVLKGGKTWIGRNADDIRWAFPDHELIASLGCAACINAPVLWNGQVLGVVSVLGPEGAYGEDDLRGLDAIAPLLAPGFLASIR, encoded by the coding sequence ATGAAACATGCCGACTTTGGCCGCCTCGACGTCGCGGCCGCCCTTCAGACCCTCGGTGCCGCCCAGGCGGAGGCCGGTCAGCCCGAGGCCCTGTTCGCGGTTTTCGACCGCCTTTGCGGCGAGACCTTCGGCCATCGCCTGTTCACCATCCTCGCATGGGCGCCTGAGACGAACGATGTCGAGCGGCTCTATTCGGGCCGGCCGACCGACTATCCGCTGCTTGGCCGCAAGGCCATGGGGCCGACCGAATGGGGCGCGCATGTGCTCAAGGGCGGCAAGACCTGGATCGGTCGCAACGCCGACGACATACGATGGGCCTTTCCCGACCACGAACTGATCGCCAGCCTCGGCTGCGCCGCCTGCATCAATGCGCCGGTCCTCTGGAACGGGCAGGTGCTGGGCGTCGTCTCCGTCCTCGGCCCCGAGGGCGCTTATGGCGAGGACGACCTGCGCGGGCTCGATGCCATCGCGCCGCTGCTCGCCCCCGGCTTCCTCGCCTCGATCCGCTAG
- a CDS encoding LysR substrate-binding domain-containing protein has translation MNIRQIEAFHAVIETGSATRAAERLGITQPAVSKLLKSFSDHCGFLLFQRKGGQLVPTREAQILAGEVNKVFNGASRIKEVARAVREHEWGEISIAAPPAFAVNFLPRILAENVQQIELRMQVLSRTSPQIIEMVAAQQVDLGLSVMAVDHPDIDSEHLVTFPLICLLPANHRLAAKTELHINDLRAEHFISLPSSDCSFTRADRAFQVSGGSMKRRIEVPFSETAAMLVAQGAGVTIVPPFAGIDIDESLVVRRPIQPVEHVDLWLLKPKQRHVPLVVGMIEDLLTQTCATIGKVPLQA, from the coding sequence ATGAACATCCGACAGATCGAGGCGTTTCACGCGGTCATCGAAACCGGTTCGGCGACGCGCGCCGCGGAGCGCCTGGGCATCACGCAACCGGCCGTTTCCAAGCTCCTGAAATCATTCAGCGACCATTGCGGCTTTCTGCTTTTCCAGCGCAAGGGCGGCCAGCTCGTCCCCACGCGCGAGGCGCAAATCCTGGCAGGAGAAGTGAACAAGGTATTCAACGGCGCAAGCCGGATCAAGGAGGTCGCGCGCGCGGTGCGGGAGCACGAATGGGGCGAAATCTCGATCGCGGCGCCGCCTGCCTTTGCCGTGAATTTTCTTCCGCGCATCCTTGCGGAAAACGTCCAGCAGATCGAGCTGCGCATGCAGGTGTTGTCGCGGACATCGCCGCAGATCATCGAGATGGTCGCCGCCCAGCAGGTCGATCTCGGACTGAGCGTGATGGCCGTCGACCACCCCGACATCGACAGCGAACATCTCGTCACGTTCCCGCTGATCTGCCTGCTTCCGGCCAATCACCGCCTCGCGGCGAAGACCGAGTTGCACATCAACGATCTTCGCGCCGAGCACTTCATATCGCTGCCCTCGAGCGACTGCTCCTTCACGCGCGCGGACAGGGCATTTCAGGTCTCCGGCGGGTCTATGAAGCGCAGGATCGAGGTGCCCTTCTCCGAAACAGCGGCGATGCTGGTGGCGCAAGGCGCAGGCGTGACGATCGTGCCGCCCTTTGCCGGGATCGACATCGATGAAAGCCTCGTCGTTCGGCGGCCGATCCAGCCGGTCGAGCATGTCGATCTCTGGCTTCTGAAGCCCAAGCAGCGTCACGTGCCGCTGGTGGTGGGCATGATCGAAGACCTGCTGACGCAGACCTGTGCGACGATCGGCAAGGTCCCGCTTCAGGCCTGA
- a CDS encoding amidohydrolase family protein produces MSITIFENASVIDVVAGEILADRHVVVEGSTIKDVAEAPVASADARRIDLKGGTLMPGLIDSHVHVTAFSANFTELQRSSPFYVAAAAATIMGGMLDRGFTTVRDVGGGEFGLARAVEQGLIRGPRLIYGGKALSPTGGHGDVRLAGVDRHDDSYNQPGLGRIVDGVPDVRRHAREEIRRGAHHLKIMGNGGISSPTDRISSDQFSEEEIAAVVDEANMADLYVVVHAYTPRAIKRSVRLGVRSVEHGNLADQEAIDLIRERDAFLVPTLATYRALKDEGVEAGLPLELAAKIDDVLDAGINAVEMAQRAGVQMAYGTDLLGAMHRRQSSEFALRADVVPAADLIRAATVNGARLMRLENEIGQVKAGYRADLIVVDGNPLDDIGVLAAPEKTLRLVMARGIVTSDRLR; encoded by the coding sequence ATGTCCATCACCATTTTCGAGAACGCTTCAGTCATTGACGTCGTGGCCGGCGAGATCCTCGCGGACCGTCATGTCGTCGTCGAAGGCTCGACCATCAAGGACGTGGCGGAAGCGCCGGTGGCATCGGCCGACGCACGGCGCATCGACCTGAAGGGCGGCACGCTGATGCCGGGCCTCATCGACAGCCATGTCCATGTCACCGCGTTCTCGGCCAATTTCACCGAACTCCAGCGCAGTTCCCCATTCTACGTGGCGGCAGCCGCCGCGACGATCATGGGCGGGATGCTCGACCGCGGCTTCACGACCGTGCGCGATGTCGGCGGCGGCGAATTCGGCCTCGCCAGGGCGGTGGAGCAGGGCCTTATCCGCGGGCCCCGGCTCATCTATGGCGGCAAGGCGCTTTCGCCCACCGGCGGCCATGGCGATGTCCGGCTTGCAGGCGTCGATCGGCATGACGATTCCTACAACCAGCCCGGACTCGGCAGGATCGTCGATGGCGTGCCGGATGTGCGGCGCCATGCCCGCGAGGAAATCCGCCGCGGCGCGCATCACCTGAAGATCATGGGCAATGGCGGCATTTCCTCGCCGACCGATCGCATCTCCTCCGACCAGTTTTCCGAGGAAGAGATCGCCGCCGTGGTCGACGAAGCCAACATGGCGGACCTCTACGTCGTCGTCCATGCCTACACCCCGCGCGCAATCAAGCGCAGCGTGAGGCTCGGCGTCCGCTCGGTCGAGCACGGCAATCTCGCCGACCAGGAAGCGATCGACCTGATCAGGGAACGCGATGCCTTCCTCGTGCCCACGCTCGCCACCTACCGCGCGCTGAAGGATGAGGGCGTCGAGGCCGGCTTGCCCTTGGAACTCGCCGCCAAGATCGATGACGTGCTGGACGCGGGTATCAACGCCGTGGAGATGGCGCAGCGCGCCGGAGTCCAGATGGCCTATGGCACCGATCTCCTGGGTGCCATGCACCGCAGGCAGTCGAGCGAGTTCGCCCTGCGCGCGGACGTGGTGCCGGCCGCCGATCTCATTCGCGCCGCGACCGTCAATGGTGCGAGGCTGATGCGGCTGGAAAATGAGATCGGCCAGGTGAAGGCCGGCTATCGGGCCGACCTCATCGTGGTCGACGGCAATCCTCTGGATGACATCGGAGTGCTGGCCGCGCCGGAAAAGACGCTTCGCCTGGTCATGGCGCGCGGGATCGTCACGTCCGACAGGCTGCGCTGA
- a CDS encoding FAD-dependent oxidoreductase — MRVIVIGGGMFGASTAYQLARAGVDVTIVDHAHPGKATLAGAGIVCPWATRIEEPEWYEMYAAGARFYDQLIADLHAAGETDLGYRKVGALVTSTDPAELKAAGERISGRVKNAPEAGDVRLLSPGEARDKFPALREGLEAWFIPGGARVDARLLSAAMIRAAVARGATYRSDYVTLDMAGDRVRVRDGGGRIMTADEVIVAAGAWASQILDPIGIAHPVKPQKGQIVHLRLAGVATAQWPVLLPMTSHYMLTFDDSRVVVGATREDDAGFDYRVTAAGQAEVLEAAMSIAPGLVNAEIIETRIGFRPAGPTVKPIFGRVPGIEGLSVGNGLGAGGISIGPYAGKLLADIVRGETPELPVTAYAPQRS, encoded by the coding sequence ATGCGTGTAATCGTAATCGGTGGCGGCATGTTCGGCGCGAGCACCGCCTACCAGTTGGCCCGGGCGGGTGTCGACGTCACGATCGTCGACCATGCGCATCCGGGAAAGGCGACCCTTGCCGGGGCCGGTATCGTATGCCCATGGGCGACCCGTATCGAGGAGCCCGAGTGGTACGAGATGTACGCCGCCGGCGCGCGTTTCTACGACCAGCTCATTGCCGATCTCCATGCCGCCGGCGAAACCGATCTCGGTTACCGCAAGGTCGGCGCATTGGTCACGTCCACGGATCCGGCGGAACTCAAGGCTGCGGGCGAGCGCATTTCGGGGCGGGTGAAGAACGCGCCGGAAGCCGGCGACGTGCGCCTTCTGTCGCCGGGCGAGGCTCGCGACAAGTTTCCGGCCCTGCGCGAGGGGCTGGAAGCCTGGTTCATTCCCGGCGGTGCGCGGGTCGATGCGCGCCTCCTGTCGGCGGCGATGATCCGCGCGGCGGTGGCGCGCGGCGCGACCTACCGCAGCGACTACGTCACGCTCGACATGGCGGGTGACCGCGTGCGGGTGCGGGACGGGGGAGGGCGGATCATGACCGCCGACGAGGTGATCGTCGCGGCAGGTGCGTGGGCATCGCAGATTCTCGACCCGATCGGCATCGCCCATCCGGTCAAGCCGCAGAAGGGCCAGATCGTCCACCTTCGGCTGGCCGGCGTGGCGACCGCGCAATGGCCGGTTCTCCTGCCGATGACCAGCCACTACATGCTGACGTTCGACGACAGCCGCGTCGTCGTGGGCGCAACGCGCGAGGACGATGCCGGCTTCGACTACCGGGTCACGGCGGCCGGACAGGCGGAAGTGCTGGAAGCCGCAATGTCGATCGCGCCCGGCCTCGTCAATGCCGAGATCATCGAGACACGCATCGGCTTCCGTCCCGCCGGTCCGACGGTCAAGCCGATCTTCGGGCGCGTGCCGGGCATCGAGGGCCTGAGCGTGGGCAACGGACTGGGAGCCGGCGGCATTTCGATCGGCCCTTATGCAGGCAAGCTGCTCGCCGACATCGTTCGCGGCGAGACTCCCGAACTGCCGGTGACGGCTTACGCGCCGCAGCGAAGCTGA
- a CDS encoding RidA family protein: MIKRKKKARIMHAAVEHNGVLYIGGHAAHDLDQGMGGQTREICSKLDALLAECGSDKKHLLQARIYITDMSKKEEMNAAWLEWLDDEDLPARATIGVADLGDPRRLIEIATIASVKENA; the protein is encoded by the coding sequence ATGATCAAACGCAAGAAGAAGGCCCGTATCATGCACGCGGCCGTCGAGCACAACGGCGTTCTCTACATCGGCGGGCATGCCGCTCACGACCTCGACCAGGGCATGGGCGGCCAGACACGCGAAATCTGCTCCAAGCTCGACGCGCTTCTGGCCGAATGCGGCTCGGACAAGAAGCATCTGCTTCAGGCCCGCATCTACATCACCGACATGTCGAAGAAGGAAGAGATGAACGCGGCATGGCTGGAGTGGCTCGACGATGAAGATCTGCCGGCGCGCGCCACCATCGGCGTCGCCGACCTCGGCGATCCGCGGAGGCTCATCGAGATCGCGACGATCGCCAGCGTCAAGGAAAACGCTTAA
- a CDS encoding ABC transporter substrate-binding protein → MKKTLALATLLAGLSAPAMAGTLTVCLEGAPETFNPQLTSSGTTSTVLGQIYDGLVAVERGGSQIEPALAESWDVSEDGRTYTFHLRQGVKWQTTSDFTPSREFNADDVIFTFERMLDADHAYNKVNGGNYITFNTKLADALESVEKIDDHTVAFTLKEALAPFTGIMAHGSLKITSAEYAEQLLEAGTPELFDRNPVGTGPFQLQAYQTDAVVRLLPFAQTWGAEQNIAENTPMVDAIIMAISADASVRVQRALAGECQIAFYPNLADAPLIEQSENLDLVVAKVASSGFITFNFKMEKFQDIRVRQALAHAINMEPLVEVVFNGMGHVTGAVVPPAFWGHADDLAPYAYDPEKAKQLLADAGFADGFETQLWAVPVARPYMPNGRRAAEMIQADWAEIGVKAEIVTYEWAEYIQRARAFEAEVGMFGGIYDFPDPSQIPNNYFTCNSEGTPSPSNIGAWCNEEFISVMAEAGAITDQEKRAELYLKAQHILYDDVPAVMFGGADQLMAVSKDVKGFAPAIFGTSRMSGVTTD, encoded by the coding sequence ATGAAGAAAACACTTGCCCTCGCCACCTTGCTTGCTGGCTTGTCCGCTCCCGCGATGGCGGGCACGCTCACCGTGTGTTTGGAGGGCGCGCCGGAGACGTTCAATCCGCAACTGACCAGCAGCGGCACGACCTCCACCGTTCTCGGCCAGATTTATGACGGCCTCGTTGCCGTGGAGCGCGGCGGTTCCCAGATCGAACCGGCTTTGGCAGAAAGCTGGGATGTTTCCGAAGACGGCCGCACCTACACCTTCCATCTCCGCCAGGGCGTGAAGTGGCAGACGACGTCGGACTTCACGCCATCGCGCGAGTTCAACGCGGACGACGTCATCTTCACCTTCGAGCGCATGCTGGATGCGGACCATGCTTACAACAAGGTCAATGGCGGCAACTACATCACCTTCAACACCAAGCTCGCGGATGCGCTCGAGTCGGTCGAGAAGATCGACGACCACACGGTCGCCTTCACGCTGAAGGAAGCGCTGGCGCCCTTCACCGGCATCATGGCCCACGGCTCCTTGAAAATCACGTCGGCCGAATATGCCGAGCAGCTTCTGGAAGCAGGGACGCCGGAACTGTTCGACCGCAACCCTGTCGGCACCGGTCCATTCCAGCTTCAGGCCTACCAGACCGACGCGGTCGTGCGCCTGCTGCCCTTTGCGCAGACCTGGGGCGCGGAGCAGAACATCGCGGAAAACACCCCGATGGTCGATGCCATCATCATGGCGATCAGCGCCGACGCCTCGGTGCGCGTCCAGCGCGCGCTCGCCGGGGAATGCCAGATCGCCTTCTATCCGAACCTCGCCGATGCGCCGCTGATCGAGCAGAGCGAGAATCTGGATCTCGTCGTCGCCAAGGTCGCTTCGTCCGGCTTCATCACGTTCAACTTCAAGATGGAGAAGTTCCAGGACATCCGCGTGCGCCAGGCGCTGGCCCACGCGATCAACATGGAGCCGCTGGTGGAGGTCGTCTTCAACGGCATGGGCCACGTGACGGGCGCGGTGGTGCCGCCGGCGTTCTGGGGGCATGCGGACGATCTCGCGCCCTACGCGTATGATCCCGAGAAAGCGAAGCAGCTTCTCGCCGACGCTGGATTTGCGGATGGCTTCGAGACGCAGCTCTGGGCCGTGCCGGTCGCGCGTCCCTACATGCCGAACGGTCGCCGCGCCGCCGAAATGATCCAGGCCGACTGGGCGGAGATCGGCGTCAAGGCAGAGATCGTCACCTACGAATGGGCCGAGTACATCCAGCGAGCGCGCGCGTTCGAGGCGGAGGTCGGCATGTTCGGCGGCATCTATGACTTCCCCGATCCCAGCCAGATTCCGAACAATTACTTCACCTGCAATTCCGAAGGCACGCCCAGCCCCTCCAACATCGGTGCGTGGTGCAATGAGGAGTTCATCTCGGTCATGGCCGAAGCCGGTGCGATCACCGATCAGGAGAAGCGCGCCGAGCTGTATCTGAAAGCACAGCACATCCTTTACGATGACGTGCCGGCGGTGATGTTCGGCGGTGCCGACCAGCTCATGGCCGTCAGCAAGGACGTCAAGGGCTTCGCCCCGGCGATCTTCGGCACGTCGCGTATGTCGGGCGTTACCACCGACTAG